A genomic stretch from Vanrija pseudolonga chromosome 6, complete sequence includes:
- the DCLRE1B gene encoding 5' exonuclease Apollo: MAGLYKFPLIRVDCFTSPRPGTTWLLPNPKDPSLPWTPAPNAQLFLLTHVHSDHLLGLSNSFAGRILCSPDTKRMLLSLEAESNRVHSLNGILEVPKRKYDGLRPRHRVDGNRETLPYGETREFDLGYRLNEQVKVKITLFDANHCPGSTMFLLQSPDFSVLHTGDVRADSPFVESLRRNPTLEEYIGSGRQVERQGRLPNKQRLDRIYLDTSALLGTGDMPDKEVALQDVMQQLDLYPRDTVFFFNIWCFGWEDIVKEVARYFGTVVHVDRYKRSIYKAIASDPSLLKCTTESWETTRFHACERLARCPMCRSGTPAGQAGNKLIVQVVFAEIKTVAWDIRHQEFIQQLSHAVTDNGRYPTTIEVPLARHSLLPELRRLVQLFRPMAISPNTLVPTSRGMDYYLFPQLFGEMLSKEELERAKGERDSWFVKHRHFGGDWLARLKWQEEQIGLLAFIGSFNVEHGDARHPSGSASTTRTDTRDVSYVDQVNRLLGPPVISEGDRLNERHPLVD; the protein is encoded by the exons ATGGCTGGCCTCTATA AGTTCCCCCTCATTCGAGTCGACTGCTTCActtctcctcgacctggTACTACTTGGCTCCTTCCCAACCCCAAAGACCCAAGTCTACCGTGGACCCCCGCACCCAACGCCCAGCTCTTCCTCCTGACCCATGTCCATTCCGACCACCTCCTTGGTTTGTCCAACAGCTTTGCTGGGAGGATCCTGTGCTCGCCAGACACCAAGCGAATGCTTCTGAGTCTGGAGGCCGAGTCCAATCGCGTTCATAGCCTGAACGGAATCCTGGAAGTACCCAAGCGCAAGTACGATGggcttcgtcctcggcaccgaGTCGACGGGAATCGT GAAACACTACCGTACGGTGAAACTCGCGAGTTTGACTTGGGGTACCGGCTCAATGAGCAAGTCAAAGTCAAGATCACGCTTTTCGACGCAAACCATTGCCCAGGCTCAACCAT GTTTCTCCTCCAGTCGCCTGACTTTTCGGTTCTTCATACAGGGGATGTCAGGGCGGACTCTCCGTTTGTTGAAAGCCTACGACGAAACCCCACTCTCGAAGAGTACATTGGATCTGGTAGACAGGTTGAGCGCCAGGGTCGATTGCCGAACAAACAACGTTTGGATCGCATCTACCTTGACACTAGTGCGCT GCTAGGCACTGGTGACATGCCGGACAAG GAGGTCGCGCTTCAAGACGTAatgcagcagctcgacctgTACCCCAGGGACACCGTTTTCTTCTTTAACATATGGTGTTTCGGTTGGGAAGACATCGTGAAGGAAGTTGCGCGATATTTTGGCACGGTT GTTCATGTCGATAGGTACAAGCGATCGATCTACAAGGCTATCGCGTCAGACCCTTCGCTCCTCAAATGCACCACCGAAAGCTGGGAAACGACTCGGTTCCATGCCTGTGAGCGGCTGGCAAGGTGCCCAATGTGTCGTTCAGGAACTCCAGCCGGCCAGGCCGGCAACAAACTCATCGTTCAAGTGGTGTTTGCGGAGATCAAAACCGTCGCGTGGGATATACGACACCAAGAGTTCATTCAACAGTTGAGCCACGCGGTAACAGACAACGGTCGTTACCCAACAACCATT GAAGTGCCACTGGCCCGGCACTCTTTACTTCCAGAGCTCCGTCGACTAGTTCAGCTCTTCCGCCCCATGGCCATTTCTCCGAACACACTCGTGCCTACATCAAGAGGCATGGACTACTACCTCTTTCCCCAACTTTTCGGAGAGATGCTGTCAAAAGAAGAGCTCGAACGAGCGAAGGGTGAGAGGGACAGCTGGTTTGTGAAGCACAGACACTTTGGAGGCGACTGGCTGGCGAGGCTCAAATGGCAAGAAGAGCAGATCGGTTTACTCGCTTTCATCGGCTCATTCAATGtggagcacggcgacgcgcgccaccCAAGCGGAAGCGCTTCTACCACTCGGACGGACACGCGGGATGTCAGTTACGTCGACCAAGTCAATCGCCTCCTCGGTCCACCTGTTATTAGCGAGGGAGATCGTCTCAACGAACGC CATCCCCTTGTCGATTGA
- the PLEKHF2 gene encoding Pleckstrin y domain-containing family F member 2 gives MSHTSRASGSSLLHLYRPLQLNDAPAHDSGIHDDDGLSTSSGSISWPSMKLDMSAATHIKPPMVRRETSDSSTSESSSSSTDAFEGCLDLLRSIKGTTPSAKPKDAWQPDQDTVLCNNSQCSAMFGQGKLSLGPRRHHCRYCGMIFCGSHSTRRWPLQTLDGNNRPALLALRVCDGCYSALAEDEPSPACVATTSASSASLPTEDLLLSEAYGVCGAASIGRSLSSSAVDGLQPRLAPIADWMDRSGVLSLYPLAIQSSHSRTGSPVAPRSAGPLFAPTVLCRRTAKEREWERMTLRRRRKEVSKAAFIATPAGSEAGSDYEDDLDTPLARETGDTIFRLGAHPRDRKKAAMDVPNGPADWSTF, from the exons ATGTCCCACACCTCCCGAGCTTCCGGGTCTTCCCTTCTTCACCTCTATCGACCTCTCCAGCTCAATGATGCCCCGGCCCACGACAGCGGTATCCACGACGATGATGGACTGTCCACATCCTCTGGATCTATTAGTT GGCCTAGCATGAAGCTTGacatgagcgccgcgacccacATCAAGCCCCCAATGGTTCGCAGAGAGACATCTGACAGCTCCACTTCCGAGTCGTCAAGCTCCAGCACCGATGCTTTTGAAGGGTGTTTGGACTTGTTGCGCTCCATCAAAGGAACCACCCCCAGCGCCAAGCCAAAGGATGCATGGCAG CCTGATCAAGACACTGTGCTTTGTAACAACTCGCAGTGTTCGGCTATGTTTGGGCAGGGAAAGCTGTCCCTgggtcctcgacgccaccaTTGCAGATACTGCGGGATGA TCTTCTGCGGGTCTCATTCTACTCGTCGCTGGCCTCTCCAGACACTGGATGGCAACAACCGCCCAGCGTTGCTTGCTTTGCGTGTCTGCGATGGGTGCTACTCGGCCCTCGCTGAGGATGAGCCTTCCCCGGCTTGCGTGGCTACCACCTCGGCCAGCTCTGCGTCGTTACCCACAGAGGACCTCCTCCTTTCTGAGGCGTACGGAGTCTGTGGTGCAGCAAGCATTGGCCGATCCCTATCGTCTTCGGCAGTGGATGGGCTGCAGCCCCGATTGGCACCCATTGCGGATTGGATGGACCGATCCGGTGTCCTCAGTCTGTATCCCCTCGCCATTCAATCGTCGCACTCGAGGACTGGATCACCTGTCGCTCCTCGCTCGGCCGGCCCGCTGTTTGCCCCAACTGTCCTCTGCCGTAGGACTGCGAAGGAGAGGGAGTGGGAACGGATGACTttgcgccgacgacgcaagGAAGTGAGCAAGGCGGCTTTCATCGCTACCCCAGCTGGCAGCGAGGCTGGGTCCGACTACGAAGACGACCTCGATACCCCTCTCGCACGGGAGACGGGTGACACGATTTTCCGCCTTGGTGCGCACCCAAGGGACCGCAAGAAGGCTGCTATGGATGTACCCAACGGACCAGCCGATTGGTCGACATTCTAA